One Leuconostoc mesenteroides subsp. mesenteroides ATCC 8293 genomic window, TAAACAAGTTGATACTACTGAAAAAGCTGGTATTAAGGTAAACGTTGAAGTCGCACAATCTTCACCTGAATATAAGGACTTGTCTGGATTAGAGGGTCAAGATTTGTTAGACGCAATGGCCTTAAAGTATAAACTTATAAGCATAAGGTGTGAAACAGGAGTTGAAATACTTCTGTAACATTCCTTGTGCTTATTCTTTTTGTCAAATACAAATAATTAATAAGAAAGTATTAACATTGAAAATAAGCACAAAAAACACAACTAGATTTACTAGCTGTGTTTCAGTACATTGAAAACTAAATATACTCTTGATTGATAAAATAATGCCTTCGACAACGTTATTAATGAGAATCAAAATTTAAAGTTATTTTCAATAACCTAATTTTATATGATTATCAACGATCAATCAAGCGCAGGTACAGAGAGAAAAGTCTGGTACTGTGTTGAAGAAAATCATAAGACCGATGAGATGAGCACTTATAGTGGCATATAAGTTGCGCCTAAGGCTTATGTCGTGGAATATCATAGGTGAGTGAAAAACTAAAAAATAAAAAGTGAGTTAATTAATAAAAAGAATGATATGAAACGTGCTATTTATTTGAATGTCTCTATTATTACAAAACATATTGTTCTACAATATTCATAAAGTATATTATGGGGAAAATAGATGACAATACGTGACATATTAGAGAAAATTCTAAATAACTATTTACAAGAAAAAGACAAGTCTTTCAAAAATAACGAATTTGCTAGACTTTTGAGAAGTGGATTAAAAGAGGCAGTAAGTGATGATTTTCTAGCTGGAAATATCAGAACAAAGGGATCAGCAGGGAAAGGGAATTGGGCTACAGTTCCATGGATTGGTTTATTTGATGCAGCTATATCTACTTCTGCAACAAAAGGATTTGATATTGTTTACTTGTTTTCACCAGATATGAGTAGTGTTTATTTATCACTGAATCAAGGGTGGACCTTCTTTAATGATACGTACGGTAGAAATGAAAAAAACAACATTAGCAAAGTTTCAAGATATTGGCAAAGTACACTAGCTAATAGAACAGATCGTATGACAACTGAACCTATTGATCTAACTAGTTCTTTACAAAATAAAAATAACTTAGTATCAGGTTATGAATTAGGAAATATTTTTAGTATCAAATATGATAGTGATAATTTACCCGATAACGATCAACTATTAATTGACTTAAAAGATATGTTGTTTTGTTTAAATGAAATTAAAGCTGATTTAATTAATGAAAAAAATCTTCAGCAAAATATTGACTATATACTATCATTAGATTTGAACTTGAATCCATTGTTGAATAACAATAACATTAAAAAAATAGCTAAAAAAATACCAAAAATCGAGCTGACAGAAACTGACTCAAAAGTAAAAGAACCAGATAAAAAAGGCCGTACAATTGATTACGATGCACTCCAGAAACAGAACTCAATGATTGGATTTTTGGGCGAGGAAATTGTTTTGAAGTACGAAAAGAATATATTAAGTAATGTTCCTGATTTATCCCAAAGAATTGAACACGTTTCCCAAACTAAAGGAGACGGCTTAGGGTATGATATTCTTTCTTTTGATAGCCAAGGAAATGAAATTTTTATTGAAGTAAAGACCACTACTCAAGGCAAAAACACACCATTTTATATGACTAGCAACGAAGTGAATTTTGCAAACAAGCATCCTGATAATTATTTCCTATATAGAGTATATAATTTCGGTAATTTAGTAGAAATGAATAATATTGAATTCTTTAAAATAGCTGGCAGCCAAATGAAGAATATTGATTTGCAACCAGTAAGCTTTATGGCAAGTGCCAATTATATTGGTAGTTAATTTACGCAATATTGATATAACAAAATACATTTAATGTTAGATGAGGAAAAAATGTTCAATCCTGATGTTCCAATTAAATCATCCAATGATGATCTACTCGACAGAAAACAATTTGCTAAGCAGCTAGCTCGATCAATTTTAGATTATAAGCAGAGTGATAGTTTTAACATTGGCCTGTACGGCAAATGGGGATCTGGTAAAACTTCTGTGTTAAACATGACAGTGGAATACTTATTAGATTTAAGTAAAAATGATGTAAACAAACCGGAAATTATTAGGTTCAATCCTTGGATGTTTACGGACGAAAGCCAATTAATTAATCAATTTTTCAAGCAACTTTCAAGCAATTTTATAGGAAAAAAAGATAAAAAGAAATTAGGAGATCAATTACAAATATTAGGTGATGTTTTGGGATTAACAACGTTTGTCCCAGGAGTAGGGATTCTAGGTACAGCTGCCTCTAAATTACTAAATATTTTCGGAAAAACATTATCAAATAGTGCGCTAAATAAAAATATACAGAAAATTAAAGATGATTTAGTTTCTGAAATTAAAAAAAACAATATAAAATTTATTATTTTAATTGATGATATTGATCGGTTGTCAACTATCGATATCCAAAGTGTTTTTAAATTAGTCCAGTCTATTGCCGATTTTCCTAATACCATTTACTTATTAGCTTTTGATTATGATATTGTAACTCGTGCTCTTGAAGAAGTTCAAAAAGATAATGGAGAAAGTTATTTAGAAAAAATAATACAAACACCTTTTAATCTACCTGTAATTAGTGAAGTAAAAATAACGCAAATTTTTATTAGTGAATTGAATAAGATATTTAAAAACATACCAGAAGATAAGTTTGATACTAATGCTTGGGCAGAACTTCTACATGGGAGCATAAGTTATTATCTTCAATCATTAAGAGATTTAGCGAGATTAAATAACACTATCGGATCTGGTGCAAACAGTGTGAGAGATGACCATCTAACCAGCTATTGATCAGTGACTAATCGATCAGGCCGACCATTGGTCGTCAAGAGACGCTTCAAAAAGTGATAGGATGCGGTATAATCGCGGTGTTTTCGTAGCTCAAAATCCATGGTCAAACCGTTACTGTCAATAGCGCGATACAAATAGGCCCAACGGCCTTTAACTCGAATATAGGTCTCATCGATTCGCCAACTTTTAGCGTGAGCTGTTTGATGCCGACGCCATAGAGCCTTAAAGATGGGGCCATAGTGATGAACCCAACGCATGACCGTGGTGTGATGAACAGTGATACCCCGATCCCGAAGCAATTCAACGATGTCACGATAGCTGAGACTGAATCTGAAATAGTAGCCAACGGCTACTAAGATGATGTCCTTTTGAAAGTGGCGTCCCTTAAAGTGATTCATGCGCGCAATCCCTCGTTTCTTGGCACCCAGTATACTAAAATCAAGTCAGCGAGGAAAATTTGCACCAGAACCGAAATAAGCTATATGTAGAATTTGTTGCGATATCGTAACAGTAGTTATGAAGAAATTAATTCAACTAAATAAGCCGACCGTCAAGTATACGATCGGCTTATTTATGTCCAAAATGACTGAGAGGAAATGAGTTCGATTTTATAGCTTCGTCATCACCGCCGTTAGCGTAGTCGTTGCGGTGGTCATCGCGGGATCGTCCACGGGGTGGTAGGTGATGGTGAGGTTGGGAAATTCTTCGATAATGGGAATCAGCGTTTGCCATTGGGGTAGGTCTGGTTGGTCGGCTTCGGGAACGTCCCAGTTGTTTTGCTGCCAGCTTAAATAACGTTGTTCGCTAATAACCGCCGCCACTTGTTCAGTTGTGGTGTGAATATGAACGGGTAAATCATGACGTTTCAACGTGGCGAGTGCGGTGGTCAGAGCACTCAAGGCCAGTGAAGTTTCGGTATGTCCGTAGCCACCGTCGTTTAGCGCTTTTTGATGGTCAGCATATCTCAGAATGACGACCCAGGCAGCGGGGGTTGTTGCGGTGATGTTGGTCGATTGGTGGTTGGTACTTGCAAGGTAAAGATGAATCGTAGCCATTGTTGGGGCCTCCTTAGTGGTAATGATAATCCATTGAGTGGTTCATCTAATAGCTTTGTAAAAACTAGCCAGCTTCATTTTAAATTAATGAATAATTTTAATGTGAAACTACAATAGTTACAAAATTTAGTGAATTGCCGGTGCGTATTACTATGATTTTTGGCGGATTATGCTACGATTAAATACATGGATAATTAAGAAGTTATTAAGCAATAAAGGTGAGCACTGGAGGTTAGCATGCAGACATTAATACAGACGTTTATAGATCGACGCGGGGATTTGCTGACTGCGCTATGGCAACACTTGGGGATTTCATTAGCATCATTAGTCATCGCAATGGTAATTGCGATTCCGTTGGCTATTTGGGTCGTTCGACGACCACGGTGTGCCGAGGGATTATTACAGCTCACGAGTGTCTTACAGACGATTCCGTCTTTGGCACTGTTAGGGTTATTGATTCCGTTAGTTGGGATTGGAACGGTGCCAGCAGTAATTGCGCTGGTGATCTATGCTTTACTGCCAATTTTTCAAAATACTTATTTGGGTATCTCAGAAATTGACGCCTCAATTGAAGAGACCGCCGATGCCTTTGGGATGTCACGAATGCGTAAGTTGTTTAAAGTTGAACTACCCATTGCCCTACCACAGATCATTTCTGGGATTCGGACCGCGCTCGTCTTAATTATTGGGACGGCTACTTTGGCCGCTTTGATTGGTGCTGGGGGTCTCGGGACCTTTATCATGCTCGGTATTGACCGTAATGATACCTCGTTATTATTGATTGGGGCTATCTCATCAGCATTGTTAGCAATTCTGCTGAGTGCGCTCGTTCGGTGGTTTCAAACGGCTAAACCACGCCACGCCTTAATTGTCTTTGTCGGTATTTTAGCTTTACTAGGTGGTGGCGGGGCTTATAGTGTTTATGCCAATCGAGTTGAAACAATTACGATTGCAGGTAAACTCGGTTCTGAACCAGAAATCTTGATTAATATGTATAAGCAGCTGATTGAAGCTGAAGATGAGCATGTTCATGTGACGCTCAAGCCTAACTTTGGCAAGACCACGTTCTTATTCAGCGCGTTAAAGAATAATCAGGTTGATATTTATCCTGAATTTACTGGCTCGGTGCTGGAGACCTTAGGTAAGGGGAATAACCCAGCTGGTCAAACAGCTAACCAGACCTATCAGCTCGCCAAACAGCGCCTCGCTAAACAGGAACAAATGACTTACTTGAAGCCGATGCAGTATAACAATACGTACGCATTGGCAGTGACTAAGAAATTTCAACAAGAACATCATTTGAAGACAATCAGCGACTTAACGCAAGTTGAATCGATTCTGAAACCCGGAATGACCCTAGAGTTTATTGATCGTAATGATGGCTTAAAAGGAATCAAGAAGACTTATGGGTTAGACGTGACTGCAAAGTCGATGGAGCCGGCGCTACGCTATGAAGCTATCAGTAAGGGGAAAATCAACTTGGTAGATGCCTATGCGACGGATAGTGAATTACGGCAGTATCACTTGGCCTTATTGAAGGATAACAAGCACTTCTTCCCAACGTATCAAGGGGCACCGTTGATGAAGACGAGCTTTGCCAACAAACATCCTAAGGTCGTTAAAGCGTTGAATAAGTTAGCAGGAAAGATTTCAGAAACTGATATGCAAGAAATGAACTATGAAGTCAATGTTAAGAAGCAGTCCGCTTCGACGGTTGCACATCGCTATCTTGTGAAGCACGGTTTATTGAAGGAGGGACGTTAAATGACAACGGCAATTGAATTTCAACACGTCCAGAAAGACTTTAATGGGCAGACCGTGATTCCCGACCTTAATTTAACGATTGACCAGGGTGAGCTATTTATTTTGGTAGGGACTTCTGGGAGTGGCAAAACGACGTCACTTAAAATGATCAACTGCTTAGAGCCATTGACGGCTGGTAAAATCCTAGTTAATGGTACTGATACAACCACGATACCAGTCCGAAGTCTACGGTGGCAAATGGGGTATGTCTTACAGCAAATTGCCTTGTTCCCAACGATGACGGTGGCGCAAAATATCGCCGTGATTCCAGAAATGAAAGGGACAGCTAAGAAGGAAATTAATCAAACGATTGATGAGCTATTGGCGGAAGTTGGCCTCGATCCAAAGGAATACCGTGACCGGATGCCGTCAGAATTATCCGGTGGTGAGCAGCAACGCATCGGTATCTTACGGGCGATTGCGGCGCAACCAGATATTGTTTTGATGGATGAACCATTTAGTGCGTTAGACCCCATCTCGCGGCAACAATTGCAAGACTTGGTCTTACGGCTACACGCCCGCTATCACAACACGATCGTCTTCGTGACGCATGATATGAATGAGGCGTTGAAGTTGGGTGACCGGATCGGTGTCATGCAACACGGTCAGTTAATACAAGTCGATACGCCGGCTGCTCTGGCTCAGCATCCAGTGAACGACTTTGTGCGGAACTTCTTTGGCGCGAGCCGAGCTAAAAATGTCTATGATGTCTACGTTGGGCGTGTAGGGCTTATTCAGGGTTATCTCACAGAAAAACCCAGTGTTGCGAGTGGTCGGATTCAATCGTTAGACGTTCAAGCCACGTTACGCACCGCCTTTACGGCATTGACAGATCACGATTATGTGGCGGTCACGGAAGAAAATCGGGTTGTTGGCTATTTGGATAGCCAACGAATCGTGGCTTACTTGAGTCAACATGAAGAAGTATCTTAATCGTCAATTAAGGATGAATCAGTTACACTAGGTTGTGATAATTGATGGTCGCTAATGAATTTAAGGAGGAATTTCGAATGGCGGAACAGTACGATGTTGTTGTGATTGGTGGTGGACCAGCCGGCAATGCCATGGCTAGCGGATTAAAGGCTCAGGGCAAGACAGTGTTGATCGTTGAAGCGGATCTGTGGGGCGGCACTTGTCCTAACCGCGGTTGTGACCCTAAGAAAATCCTATTAAGCGCCGTCGAAGCGCGACAAGCAGCGCAACATTTACAAGGGCAGGGCCTGATTGGTGCGCCCAAAATTGATTGGCCAGCACTGATGGCGCTTAAACGAGGCTATACGGATGGCATCAACGATGGGACGTTGAACGGACTAAAGGGGCAAGATATTGCGACGTTACATGGTCAAGCGCACTTTCAATCCGACAATCAGTTAGCGGTCGGGGATCGAGTAGTCAGTGCGACTGATTACGTGATTGCCACTGGTCAGCG contains:
- a CDS encoding ABC transporter permease/substrate-binding protein; this encodes MQTLIQTFIDRRGDLLTALWQHLGISLASLVIAMVIAIPLAIWVVRRPRCAEGLLQLTSVLQTIPSLALLGLLIPLVGIGTVPAVIALVIYALLPIFQNTYLGISEIDASIEETADAFGMSRMRKLFKVELPIALPQIISGIRTALVLIIGTATLAALIGAGGLGTFIMLGIDRNDTSLLLIGAISSALLAILLSALVRWFQTAKPRHALIVFVGILALLGGGGAYSVYANRVETITIAGKLGSEPEILINMYKQLIEAEDEHVHVTLKPNFGKTTFLFSALKNNQVDIYPEFTGSVLETLGKGNNPAGQTANQTYQLAKQRLAKQEQMTYLKPMQYNNTYALAVTKKFQQEHHLKTISDLTQVESILKPGMTLEFIDRNDGLKGIKKTYGLDVTAKSMEPALRYEAISKGKINLVDAYATDSELRQYHLALLKDNKHFFPTYQGAPLMKTSFANKHPKVVKALNKLAGKISETDMQEMNYEVNVKKQSASTVAHRYLVKHGLLKEGR
- a CDS encoding ABC transporter ATP-binding protein translates to MTTAIEFQHVQKDFNGQTVIPDLNLTIDQGELFILVGTSGSGKTTSLKMINCLEPLTAGKILVNGTDTTTIPVRSLRWQMGYVLQQIALFPTMTVAQNIAVIPEMKGTAKKEINQTIDELLAEVGLDPKEYRDRMPSELSGGEQQRIGILRAIAAQPDIVLMDEPFSALDPISRQQLQDLVLRLHARYHNTIVFVTHDMNEALKLGDRIGVMQHGQLIQVDTPAALAQHPVNDFVRNFFGASRAKNVYDVYVGRVGLIQGYLTEKPSVASGRIQSLDVQATLRTAFTALTDHDYVAVTEENRVVGYLDSQRIVAYLSQHEEVS
- a CDS encoding ribonuclease H is translated as MATIHLYLASTNHQSTNITATTPAAWVVILRYADHQKALNDGGYGHTETSLALSALTTALATLKRHDLPVHIHTTTEQVAAVISEQRYLSWQQNNWDVPEADQPDLPQWQTLIPIIEEFPNLTITYHPVDDPAMTTATTTLTAVMTKL
- a CDS encoding MrcB family domain-containing protein, encoding MTIRDILEKILNNYLQEKDKSFKNNEFARLLRSGLKEAVSDDFLAGNIRTKGSAGKGNWATVPWIGLFDAAISTSATKGFDIVYLFSPDMSSVYLSLNQGWTFFNDTYGRNEKNNISKVSRYWQSTLANRTDRMTTEPIDLTSSLQNKNNLVSGYELGNIFSIKYDSDNLPDNDQLLIDLKDMLFCLNEIKADLINEKNLQQNIDYILSLDLNLNPLLNNNNIKKIAKKIPKIELTETDSKVKEPDKKGRTIDYDALQKQNSMIGFLGEEIVLKYEKNILSNVPDLSQRIEHVSQTKGDGLGYDILSFDSQGNEIFIEVKTTTQGKNTPFYMTSNEVNFANKHPDNYFLYRVYNFGNLVEMNNIEFFKIAGSQMKNIDLQPVSFMASANYIGS
- a CDS encoding KAP family P-loop NTPase fold protein; the encoded protein is MFNPDVPIKSSNDDLLDRKQFAKQLARSILDYKQSDSFNIGLYGKWGSGKTSVLNMTVEYLLDLSKNDVNKPEIIRFNPWMFTDESQLINQFFKQLSSNFIGKKDKKKLGDQLQILGDVLGLTTFVPGVGILGTAASKLLNIFGKTLSNSALNKNIQKIKDDLVSEIKKNNIKFIILIDDIDRLSTIDIQSVFKLVQSIADFPNTIYLLAFDYDIVTRALEEVQKDNGESYLEKIIQTPFNLPVISEVKITQIFISELNKIFKNIPEDKFDTNAWAELLHGSISYYLQSLRDLARLNNTIGSGANSVRDDHLTSY